From one Cyanobacterium stanieri PCC 7202 genomic stretch:
- a CDS encoding Cupin 2 conserved barrel domain protein (PFAM: Cupin domain~InterPro IPR013096:IPR003368:IPR006626~KEGG: mar:MAE_01000 hypothetical protein~PFAM: Cupin 2 conserved barrel domain protein; Polymorphic membrane protein Chlamydia~SPTR: Putative uncharacterized protein), with translation MLTIFVLYNRFNNLHNDKTMRAPFIYVTANLNDIIDVDFLRNPFIRADVEAGSDLLNPDSLQIQAPSFIATGFDSSGNLVFQEKTTATFQPSQGLYLDVVTGEQTGLAFDIFEFLVPPEATTVFHSHLQGVELFYVLGGDPFNDDNPNIADNDEVIFELNADLDGVFNLADPNNPFSIVRDEEIEINGVELTKGSFVGLATGKIHTWSNTGKIPARIIALLTPAGIGEGFARVGAPAGLYDPSPEPHPILAANNTNNLIPTGRTPTEVEGIVPGDPEFYDFFTQVDFQPEVLQFLGFNPIPQTVDGVGSLVLYGVPADGSPAFQIDPPDGGPSGLVTSVIPGSALVGDDSPTLEDAIPAPSDPFANTSFETPFSLMRFGQNDGILNPNPVATNLFQIGANEFYSQVTTTQEVFRVLSGEVVFSIGDFQQTASEGDYFYIDAGQNLQLQGTANTANVIQFSVASSPLPETITLRVDTTEDQNDGSAENGLSLRDAIIIANRNPVDNFIIELQGGQTYLLEIDLRDENEALAGDLDILAGGRVEIVGIGDQKAVIDASGLEQGDRVFEIFPGAQVRFDNLKITGGRTTFFGGIFNGGDLTITNSEVSGNFVEFDHAGIYNSGRLVIDNSLIADNEATRFTGGIVNFAGGDLVITNSVIENNRASFDNGGITNFGTAMIQNTRINNNDSLQNVGGIFNGNTLTLIDSEVIGNSAILNNGGISNLGSLTIERSTIADNISGQFNGGVANGGFISIQDSVIRNNVAAQFNGGFVNFGNAMINNTEISNNVADFDNGGISNNGALTLTNSRVINNRALQTGGGIGNYNFMNVIGTEISNNSSNIDGGGITNYGTFNLQNSSVVDNRTAGNGGAIANYNRGQVVDSVISNNSAELGDGGILNSGNISVIRGTIANNITRGDNGGVGNSGSATLVDSTVENNQALNNGGLGNSLGTLEIVRTSILNNSAVQRAGGVGNGDNRPDIASNTTIIDSLISGNSAAVDPGVSNFGDAGDILDIDSLTVITDNFVTSANQLPEIPIIVDIPSPPGVGEPPSVGSNIFAQVLSQLISGQGSSNMMGANSPLFS, from the coding sequence ATGCTCACCATCTTTGTTTTATATAACCGATTTAATAATCTTCATAATGATAAAACCATGAGAGCTCCATTTATCTATGTAACAGCCAATTTAAATGACATCATTGATGTTGATTTTTTACGTAATCCTTTCATCCGTGCCGACGTGGAAGCAGGTTCTGATCTGCTCAACCCTGATAGCTTACAAATTCAAGCCCCTAGTTTTATCGCCACAGGGTTTGATAGTAGCGGTAATCTAGTTTTCCAAGAAAAAACCACTGCTACCTTTCAACCCTCCCAAGGTTTGTATCTGGATGTGGTAACAGGGGAACAGACAGGGTTAGCTTTCGATATTTTTGAGTTTCTTGTGCCTCCCGAAGCTACGACAGTATTTCATTCCCATCTGCAAGGGGTGGAATTATTTTATGTACTCGGGGGAGATCCTTTCAATGATGATAACCCCAACATTGCGGATAACGATGAGGTCATTTTTGAATTAAATGCTGATTTGGACGGAGTATTTAATTTAGCAGATCCCAATAATCCTTTTTCCATTGTCAGGGATGAGGAAATAGAAATTAATGGGGTAGAACTAACCAAAGGCTCCTTTGTCGGTTTAGCAACGGGTAAAATTCATACTTGGTCAAATACAGGAAAAATACCCGCAAGAATCATCGCCCTACTCACCCCTGCGGGTATTGGGGAAGGTTTTGCCCGTGTAGGCGCCCCTGCGGGATTATACGATCCATCCCCCGAACCCCATCCTATTTTAGCGGCCAATAATACCAACAATTTAATTCCCACAGGTAGAACTCCCACCGAGGTGGAAGGGATTGTCCCGGGAGATCCAGAATTTTATGACTTTTTTACTCAGGTGGATTTTCAGCCCGAGGTATTACAATTTTTAGGCTTTAATCCGATTCCTCAAACCGTTGATGGGGTTGGTTCTCTGGTGTTATACGGAGTTCCTGCCGATGGTAGTCCTGCCTTTCAAATTGATCCCCCTGATGGCGGCCCTAGTGGTCTAGTTACCTCTGTGATTCCGGGATCTGCTTTGGTGGGGGATGATTCTCCGACCTTAGAGGATGCCATTCCTGCACCCTCAGATCCCTTTGCTAATACTTCTTTTGAAACTCCTTTCTCCTTAATGAGATTTGGGCAAAATGATGGTATTTTGAACCCTAACCCCGTGGCTACTAATTTATTTCAAATTGGCGCCAATGAATTTTATTCTCAAGTGACAACCACTCAGGAAGTATTCCGGGTTTTGAGTGGAGAGGTGGTTTTTTCCATTGGTGATTTTCAACAAACCGCATCGGAAGGGGATTATTTTTATATTGATGCGGGGCAAAATCTTCAGTTACAGGGTACTGCTAATACGGCTAATGTAATTCAATTTTCCGTTGCCAGTAGTCCTTTACCTGAAACTATTACCCTTCGAGTTGATACCACGGAGGATCAAAATGATGGTAGTGCGGAAAATGGTCTTTCCTTAAGGGATGCGATTATTATTGCTAATCGTAATCCTGTGGATAATTTTATTATTGAACTACAGGGAGGACAAACTTATCTCCTCGAAATTGATCTCCGAGATGAAAATGAAGCCTTGGCAGGAGATTTGGATATTCTGGCAGGGGGTAGGGTTGAAATTGTTGGCATTGGCGATCAAAAAGCGGTTATTGATGCTTCAGGATTGGAACAGGGCGATCGCGTCTTCGAGATTTTCCCCGGTGCCCAAGTACGTTTTGACAATCTAAAAATTACGGGAGGACGTACTACATTTTTTGGTGGTATCTTCAACGGTGGAGATTTAACCATTACTAACAGTGAAGTTAGTGGAAACTTTGTCGAATTTGACCATGCAGGAATTTACAACTCTGGTCGATTAGTAATCGATAATAGCTTGATTGCAGACAACGAAGCTACCCGTTTCACTGGAGGTATTGTTAATTTTGCTGGGGGTGATTTGGTTATTACCAATAGTGTCATTGAAAATAACCGAGCTAGTTTTGATAATGGGGGTATTACTAATTTTGGTACTGCCATGATTCAAAATACGAGAATTAATAATAATGATTCTCTGCAAAATGTGGGCGGTATTTTTAATGGTAATACCCTGACTTTAATTGATAGTGAAGTGATCGGCAACTCGGCAATTCTTAATAATGGTGGTATTTCTAACCTCGGTAGTTTGACCATCGAAAGAAGTACCATCGCTGATAATATTTCAGGACAATTTAATGGTGGGGTTGCCAATGGTGGCTTTATCAGTATTCAAGACAGTGTCATTCGTAATAACGTAGCCGCTCAGTTTAACGGTGGATTTGTTAATTTTGGCAATGCCATGATTAATAATACAGAAATTAGTAATAATGTTGCTGATTTTGATAATGGCGGTATTAGTAATAATGGAGCTTTAACCCTTACTAATAGTCGAGTTATCAACAACCGAGCCTTGCAGACAGGGGGCGGTATTGGTAACTATAACTTTATGAACGTTATTGGTACAGAAATCAGCAATAACAGTTCTAACATTGATGGTGGTGGTATCACCAACTATGGTACTTTTAACCTACAAAATAGCTCTGTGGTTGATAATCGTACCGCAGGTAATGGAGGGGCGATCGCCAATTATAACCGTGGTCAAGTGGTCGATAGTGTGATTAGTAACAACTCTGCGGAACTAGGAGACGGCGGTATTCTCAATAGCGGTAATATCAGCGTTATTCGTGGCACCATCGCCAATAACATCACCCGAGGAGATAATGGTGGTGTGGGCAACTCTGGCAGTGCAACCCTTGTTGATAGTACCGTGGAGAATAACCAAGCCCTCAACAACGGAGGATTAGGAAATTCCCTCGGAACTTTGGAAATAGTCAGAACTTCCATTCTCAATAACTCAGCAGTACAACGGGCAGGGGGTGTCGGTAATGGTGATAATCGACCTGACATTGCCAGTAATACTACCATTATTGACAGTTTAATTAGTGGTAACAGTGCTGCGGTGGATCCGGGAGTATCCAACTTTGGTGATGCAGGAGACATATTAGATATTGACTCCCTAACAGTCATTACTGATAATTTTGTGACCAGTGCCAACCAACTCCCAGAAATTCCCATTATTGTCGATATTCCTTCCCCCCCTGGTGTGGGAGAGCCTCCTTCTGTGGGTTCTAATATCTTTGCACAGGTATTATCCCAACTAATCTCGGGTCAAGGTTCTAGCAATATGATGGGCGCTAATTCCCCATTATTTAGCTAA
- a CDS encoding cation diffusion facilitator family transporter (PFAM: Cation efflux family~TIGRFAM: cation diffusion facilitator family transporter~COGs: COG3965 Co/Zn/Cd cation transporter~InterPro IPR002524~KEGG: cyt:cce_2685 putative cation efflux protein~PFAM: cation efflux protein~SPTR: Putative cation efflux protein;~TIGRFAM: cation diffusion facilitator family transporter), with the protein MNNYRRLEQRSIYISIATTLSMSIFGIGFGIWIQSDAVMLDGFFNLVNFLMASASLWIIWLTQKQENKVFNFGYAGFVPLLNLCKGLLVFGVSIFAFTGAVGALFHGGRPANTGIAVVYAIIAATVALIVAFIQRTLAKKTNSPIVNVDAKNWFINGMISVAVGISFSIATFLQTTRFDWLVPYADPTIVTVLVLIAFPIPVTIIITSLKQLMLGSASPEIRNDVKALIEEGISSLPWQRYAIRITEVGNSLYLHFYWLLPADDAPVTLMDVDKMRSHFNQILMEKYPNMTIDIIFTQDEPWFMTMNDQRGVESIAKIS; encoded by the coding sequence ATGAATAATTATCGGCGTTTGGAACAAAGATCGATTTATATTTCGATCGCAACGACTTTGTCAATGTCCATTTTCGGTATTGGTTTTGGTATTTGGATCCAATCAGATGCAGTAATGTTGGACGGCTTTTTTAATCTAGTCAACTTTTTGATGGCTTCGGCTTCTCTGTGGATTATTTGGTTAACGCAGAAGCAGGAGAATAAAGTCTTTAACTTTGGCTATGCTGGGTTTGTACCCTTGTTAAATTTATGCAAGGGTTTGCTAGTGTTTGGGGTATCTATTTTCGCTTTTACTGGGGCAGTGGGTGCTTTATTTCATGGAGGCAGACCTGCTAATACTGGTATTGCAGTAGTTTATGCTATCATTGCGGCTACGGTGGCGTTAATTGTGGCTTTTATACAGCGTACTTTGGCGAAAAAGACTAACTCACCCATTGTTAATGTGGATGCCAAAAACTGGTTTATCAATGGTATGATTTCCGTGGCAGTGGGTATTTCTTTTTCTATTGCCACTTTTTTACAAACCACGAGGTTTGATTGGTTAGTACCCTACGCTGATCCTACCATCGTAACGGTGTTGGTATTAATCGCTTTTCCTATTCCTGTAACCATTATCATCACAAGTTTAAAGCAGTTAATGCTGGGTTCGGCTTCTCCCGAAATTCGTAATGATGTCAAAGCCTTGATTGAGGAGGGTATTAGTAGTTTACCTTGGCAACGGTATGCCATTAGAATCACGGAGGTAGGCAATTCCTTATATCTCCATTTTTATTGGTTATTACCTGCGGATGATGCCCCTGTTACTCTGATGGATGTGGATAAGATGCGATCGCACTTTAATCAAATTTTGATGGAAAAATATCCCAACATGACCATCGATATTATTTTCACTCAGGATGAGCCGTGGTTTATGACCATGAATGACCAAAGAGGAGTAGAATCTATTGCTAAAATAAGTTAA
- a CDS encoding 4-carboxymuconolactone decarboxylase (PFAM: Carboxymuconolactone decarboxylase family~COGs: COG0599 gamma-carboxymuconolactone decarboxylase subunit~InterPro IPR003779~KEGG: ter:Tery_5022 carboxymuconolactone decarboxylase~PFAM: Carboxymuconolactone decarboxylase~SPTR: Carboxymuconolactone decarboxylase) — protein MTDQPYKNAVLDDLELQEGLKAINPKFGDFVTRVAGEAWGLPLIDQKTKALITIALDVVNQSQNGPGSPFGAHVAMAMKQGATREEIEELLLFLCPYTGFNKAAGCFGALNDFFSQSQ, from the coding sequence ATGACGGATCAACCCTACAAAAATGCGGTTTTAGACGACCTAGAACTTCAGGAAGGGCTAAAAGCTATTAACCCCAAATTCGGTGACTTTGTCACCAGAGTGGCAGGGGAGGCTTGGGGATTACCCCTCATTGACCAAAAAACCAAAGCATTAATTACCATCGCCCTAGATGTGGTTAATCAAAGCCAAAATGGTCCGGGGAGTCCCTTCGGCGCCCATGTTGCCATGGCAATGAAACAAGGGGCAACCCGAGAGGAAATAGAAGAACTCCTTTTATTCCTTTGCCCCTACACAGGTTTTAATAAAGCTGCTGGTTGTTTTGGAGCTTTAAACGATTTTTTTTCCCAGTCCCAGTAG
- a CDS encoding protein of unknown function DUF1486 (PFAM: Glyoxalase/Bleomycin resistance protein/Dioxygenase superfamily~InterPro IPR004360:IPR009959~KEGG: ter:Tery_5021 ethyl tert-butyl ether degradation EthD~PFAM: protein of unknown function DUF1486; Glyoxalase/bleomycin resistance protein/dioxygenase~SPTR: Ethyl tert-butyl ether degradation EthD), whose product MTLETITTNNYAPRDATGKVAFYVLLWKRDGITLDLFDNYWKDVHGPVCARLPGQFQYWQFHVAHSENGLFPNIAGVNSYFDPEDNFDGIAELTFANEQDRTTWFTAAGILMDDEHNIFKKAIGYTTSPGNSITYVDGIVNGSPNGVSGAVKFHTMVRKQPHVSVEDFRNYLRNTFAPYISKSSSVLKFRLHLFDAIDNSRPDAAGVIHSETPGKEYDAAFEIAFGNQLQREQFFASAEYQQAVAQAGQYIQLIRPFPERTVYTFVYDGKMTLAGERSSKVSELISTIGATNQLRSDITDLMLKGNYEGAIAPAPSNGHHSNGNGHQPNGKVPLEAINPNASPRTIAQHLQGVQHFGITVNNLDLALEFYLEVLGGKVAIGGNGFVGEDLHNLIFQKEDLEAKQKGIDPRSLGVPDIRDGSKDALDVRFISFGNTCVELIHFRGANQDEHAPNTFESIPTGIGYVNAPHLSFFVKDDVDLDEFARMLEEECHRRGMTNVVANRTIRLDSEQARAIAPKKYAKTEFPGDFDGWALFYCKGPNGEQLEFNQVRRKAKENFTRAQREYNIDNHNQYWGLNGRGFSPANQELKAHYSIPVNAQAESVWEILLDKIENPGNYMPSPVEYTRTLEKYTDGMLREVKTSQMLVRERITIDESNRMITYDILNYPMFQPRFINQVIQPNEPGKPSSPMLVNVFQLTPLADGALELPEAQPFVHAANPEYIEKATLHIKNIVEQKYPENPMSQITTNNPTTEGRLCQIVRQMFLAGESMNVNNFVKFYTEDAHYQFSNFPVAYGPEGIKGASVDFLNTVAKVYHHITKMWEYGDTVICEMEVTYIRHDGKVFRLPCCDTIVFKGDKVQELRIYMDITPVFATPAVEPAKPAPSAKIGEQLNKMYAALHAGNWEEFKTFFTPDVLYKIGANEPVIGPDNIAGLLQHIYQTLKLTTHNTRGMWEVDNTIILEMDANYVNKKTQKFVQVPCTDIYRFDGDKIFEWRVYPDASQTGVQL is encoded by the coding sequence ATGACCTTAGAAACCATCACCACTAACAATTACGCCCCACGGGATGCCACAGGAAAAGTCGCCTTCTATGTTCTTCTTTGGAAGCGAGACGGCATCACCTTGGATCTGTTTGATAACTACTGGAAAGATGTCCATGGTCCAGTGTGTGCCAGACTCCCAGGGCAGTTTCAATATTGGCAATTTCATGTTGCCCATAGCGAAAATGGTCTATTTCCTAATATTGCTGGGGTAAATTCTTATTTTGATCCCGAAGATAACTTCGATGGCATTGCTGAGTTAACTTTTGCCAACGAACAAGATCGCACCACCTGGTTTACCGCCGCAGGTATCCTTATGGATGATGAGCATAATATCTTTAAAAAAGCCATCGGTTACACCACCAGCCCTGGTAACTCCATTACCTATGTGGATGGCATTGTCAATGGTAGCCCTAACGGGGTGAGTGGAGCGGTTAAATTCCATACCATGGTTAGAAAACAGCCCCATGTCAGTGTGGAGGATTTTCGCAACTATTTGCGCAATACTTTTGCTCCTTATATCAGTAAATCTTCTTCGGTTCTTAAATTTCGTCTTCATCTTTTTGATGCCATCGATAATTCCCGTCCTGATGCGGCAGGGGTAATTCATTCAGAAACCCCCGGCAAGGAGTATGATGCGGCTTTTGAGATTGCTTTTGGTAATCAGTTACAAAGGGAGCAGTTTTTTGCATCGGCGGAATATCAACAGGCTGTAGCCCAAGCAGGACAATATATTCAGTTGATTCGTCCTTTTCCCGAACGCACTGTATATACCTTTGTCTATGACGGTAAAATGACCCTAGCAGGAGAAAGAAGTTCTAAGGTATCGGAACTCATTTCCACCATCGGAGCAACCAACCAACTGCGATCTGATATTACTGATTTGATGCTCAAGGGTAACTATGAAGGGGCGATCGCCCCTGCACCATCCAATGGTCATCACAGTAATGGCAATGGTCATCAGCCCAACGGAAAAGTACCCCTAGAAGCCATTAATCCCAATGCTTCCCCCCGTACCATTGCCCAACATTTGCAAGGAGTCCAACATTTCGGAATCACCGTAAATAATTTGGATCTTGCCCTCGAATTTTACCTAGAGGTATTAGGGGGTAAAGTTGCCATTGGTGGTAACGGTTTTGTGGGCGAAGACTTACATAATCTGATCTTCCAAAAAGAAGATTTAGAAGCAAAACAAAAAGGTATTGATCCCCGTAGTTTAGGAGTTCCTGACATTCGGGATGGTAGTAAAGATGCCCTAGACGTGCGCTTTATTTCCTTTGGTAATACCTGCGTGGAGTTAATCCACTTCCGTGGGGCAAATCAAGATGAACACGCCCCCAATACCTTCGAGTCCATTCCCACAGGTATTGGTTATGTAAACGCGCCCCATCTTTCCTTCTTTGTCAAAGATGATGTGGATTTAGATGAATTTGCCCGTATGTTAGAAGAAGAATGTCACCGTCGGGGCATGACTAACGTAGTGGCAAACCGTACCATCCGCCTAGACTCTGAACAGGCAAGGGCGATCGCTCCTAAAAAATACGCCAAAACCGAGTTTCCCGGAGACTTTGACGGTTGGGCATTATTTTACTGCAAAGGGCCCAATGGCGAACAACTGGAATTTAACCAAGTACGCCGTAAAGCCAAAGAAAACTTTACCAGAGCGCAACGGGAATACAACATCGATAACCATAATCAGTATTGGGGTTTGAACGGTAGAGGATTTAGCCCTGCCAACCAAGAACTCAAAGCCCATTACAGCATTCCCGTTAACGCCCAAGCCGAGTCCGTGTGGGAAATTCTCCTCGATAAAATCGAAAACCCCGGCAACTATATGCCCTCCCCCGTGGAATATACCCGCACCCTCGAAAAATATACTGATGGAATGCTCAGGGAAGTTAAAACTTCCCAAATGCTAGTCAGAGAAAGAATTACCATTGATGAGTCCAATCGGATGATCACCTACGACATCCTCAACTATCCCATGTTCCAACCTCGATTCATCAATCAGGTAATCCAACCCAACGAACCGGGAAAACCCTCCTCCCCCATGCTAGTGAATGTTTTTCAACTTACACCCCTAGCCGATGGAGCCTTAGAACTTCCCGAAGCCCAGCCCTTTGTTCATGCCGCTAATCCCGAATATATCGAAAAAGCGACCTTACACATCAAAAATATAGTTGAACAAAAATACCCCGAAAATCCTATGAGTCAAATCACCACCAACAACCCCACCACCGAAGGCAGACTCTGCCAAATCGTTCGCCAAATGTTCCTCGCAGGGGAATCTATGAACGTCAACAACTTCGTTAAATTCTACACCGAAGATGCTCACTATCAATTCAGTAACTTCCCCGTAGCCTATGGGCCCGAAGGCATCAAAGGTGCCTCTGTGGACTTTCTCAACACCGTAGCCAAAGTTTACCATCACATTACTAAAATGTGGGAATATGGTGACACGGTCATCTGTGAAATGGAAGTTACCTATATTCGCCATGACGGTAAAGTATTCCGCTTACCCTGCTGTGACACTATCGTTTTCAAAGGGGATAAGGTGCAGGAATTACGCATCTATATGGACATTACCCCAGTATTTGCCACCCCTGCGGTAGAACCCGCCAAACCTGCCCCCAGTGCCAAAATTGGCGAACAACTCAACAAAATGTATGCGGCACTCCATGCAGGTAACTGGGAAGAATTTAAAACCTTCTTTACCCCCGATGTCCTCTATAAAATTGGTGCCAATGAGCCTGTAATCGGCCCTGATAACATTGCGGGTTTACTACAACATATTTACCAAACCCTCAAACTAACCACCCATAACACCCGTGGTATGTGGGAAGTGGACAATACCATCATCCTCGAAATGGATGCTAATTATGTCAACAAGAAAACCCAGAAATTTGTCCAAGTACCCTGTACCGATATTTATCGCTTTGACGGAGACAAAATCTTTGAGTGGCGCGTATATCCCGATGCTTCTCAAACAGGAGTTCAGTTATAA
- a CDS encoding hypothetical protein (KEGG: ter:Tery_5021 ethyl tert-butyl ether degradation EthD~SPTR: Ethyl tert-butyl ether degradation EthD) gives MVSTINQSSQIDYSVRDRKGTVAFYVLLWKRDGITLDLFDEYWKDVHGPVCARLPGQYQYWQFHVAHNQGGFCPQIPGLQEYFPEEDNFDGIAELTFTNEQDRNTWFNAAGMLMDDEHNIFKKAIGYTTSPGNSITYCDRIVEGTPNGETGIVKFHVMVRKHKSVSRENFRSYLRDTFAPSIINNAHLLKFRLHLFDDIDNSRPDAAGVIHSETVGKEYDAAYEIAFANHLEREKFFNSSEYQNAIKNAPQYIEQICPFPERTAYTFVYDGTMTLAGQRSSYVAELITDIGAVNQVKPDITDLMLHQNLAGNFASTNQQTTMKKRTNYYQGLSADYSRPGLVSSYVAKKLIEDAEKIVAMKEPVLPQIGPGYTLEQIEAENKEWWPTHCEALRQGRGDILTGEYRDDLTYLCQDGPYYGLNEQREREKHWWALIAQPGVTMCWPIVMFSGEHTYFEWKCVDDETNETLAKGNVTWVRRGHRGACYLKTEQLTFYRDVFAPGELIQLITT, from the coding sequence ATGGTTTCAACGATCAATCAATCAAGCCAGATCGATTATTCCGTCAGGGATCGAAAAGGGACAGTAGCCTTTTACGTGTTGCTGTGGAAAAGAGACGGCATTACTTTGGATTTGTTTGATGAATATTGGAAAGATGTTCATGGTCCAGTGTGTGCTAGATTGCCAGGGCAATATCAGTATTGGCAATTTCATGTTGCCCATAATCAAGGAGGATTCTGTCCCCAAATACCCGGTTTACAGGAATATTTTCCAGAAGAAGATAACTTCGATGGTATTGCCGAGTTAACCTTTACCAACGAACAAGATCGAAACACTTGGTTTAATGCGGCGGGGATGTTAATGGACGATGAACATAACATCTTTAAAAAAGCCATTGGTTATACCACCAGCCCTGGTAATTCCATCACCTATTGCGATCGCATCGTAGAAGGTACCCCCAACGGAGAAACGGGCATAGTAAAATTCCATGTCATGGTGCGCAAACACAAAAGTGTTTCTCGGGAAAACTTCAGAAGCTACCTCAGAGATACCTTTGCCCCCAGCATCATTAACAATGCTCACCTCTTAAAATTTAGACTCCATCTCTTTGATGACATAGATAACTCTCGTCCAGATGCGGCGGGAGTTATTCATTCAGAGACAGTGGGCAAAGAATATGATGCCGCTTACGAGATTGCCTTTGCCAATCACCTCGAGCGAGAAAAATTCTTTAACTCCTCCGAATACCAAAATGCCATCAAAAACGCTCCTCAGTATATCGAACAGATATGCCCTTTCCCCGAGCGTACCGCTTACACCTTTGTATATGACGGCACCATGACCCTCGCCGGGCAAAGAAGTTCCTATGTCGCCGAACTGATCACCGACATTGGCGCCGTCAACCAAGTAAAACCCGACATCACCGACTTGATGTTGCATCAAAACCTCGCAGGTAACTTCGCCTCCACTAATCAACAAACCACCATGAAAAAAAGAACCAACTATTATCAAGGACTCTCCGCAGATTACTCCCGCCCCGGCTTAGTTAGTTCCTATGTAGCCAAAAAGCTCATTGAAGATGCCGAGAAGATCGTTGCGATGAAAGAGCCTGTGTTACCTCAAATTGGGCCAGGCTACACCCTTGAGCAAATCGAAGCCGAAAACAAAGAATGGTGGCCTACCCATTGCGAAGCCCTCAGACAAGGAAGGGGAGACATTCTCACCGGGGAATATCGTGATGACCTAACCTATCTTTGCCAAGATGGACCCTACTACGGCTTAAACGAGCAGAGAGAAAGGGAAAAACACTGGTGGGCATTAATCGCTCAACCCGGAGTTACCATGTGTTGGCCCATCGTCATGTTTTCTGGGGAACATACCTACTTTGAATGGAAATGTGTTGATGACGAAACCAACGAAACCCTCGCTAAAGGTAACGTTACTTGGGTCAGAAGAGGACATAGAGGGGCTTGTTATCTCAAAACCGAACAACTCACCTTCTACCGTGATGTCTTCGCCCCTGGGGAGTTAATCCAATTAATCACCACCTAA